The following coding sequences are from one Candidatus Nanopelagicus hibericus window:
- the ppdK gene encoding pyruvate, phosphate dikinase, with product MAKQLIYPFTFGDKSKSDLLGGKGANIAEMVQMGLPVPPGFTITTEACREFLTTGVVPAGLNAEIKTALANLEKVVGKKFGDPTAPLLVSVRSGAKHSMPGMMETVLNVGITPEVADAMAKSTGNERFAWDSYRRFIDMFGRIVCDLPDEIVHKVESIYLTKENVNVVAELSAQSLKDLAQDLIKAIEDFTTNPFPTTPFDHLTQSVAAVFRSWNSERAQLYRRRERIPSDLGTAVNIQSMVFGNLSDDSGTGVAFTRNPATGEKGSYGDYLDRAQGEDVVAGIRNTISLADMAKKEPVVHAELERLMKSLENHYRDLCDIEFTVERGKLWILQTRVGKRTAEAAFRIATQLVDEGKISMDEALLRTSGDQLAQLMFPQFDLSAKRNLIATGIPASPGAAVGEIVFNSKRAFDLAKTGRKVILVRRETSPDDLVGMVAAEGILTSRGGKTSHAAVVARGMGKTAVCGTESITVDEKQLQFSVGDLIVREGEVVSIDGTTGCVYLGELPVTQSPVTSYLEGTLKAASNDATPVVKAVDRILQHADEIRKLYVRANADTPEDAKRARTLGAQGIGLCRTEHMFLGDRRSYVERVVLADNEDEQNAVITEMQPLQQADFVGILKEMSGHPVTIRLLDPPLHEFLPNLATLSAEMATAEALNTSISPRDKAIFAAVKRLHESNPMLGLRGVRLGILIPELFKMQVKALVLASIEVKKAGFDPQPEIMIPLVASQRELLYLRQGLESEIKKTLAGNNIEIPIGTMIETPRAAITATRIADYADFFSFGTNDLTQLTWAFSRDDVESTFLPRYLDLELLPFNPFESLDQDGVGLLVKIARDQARKVRPDFKLGVCGEHGGDPRSIHFFHNLNLDYVSCSPFRVPVARLESGRARLLKS from the coding sequence TTGGCTAAGCAGTTGATCTACCCATTTACCTTTGGTGATAAAAGTAAATCTGATTTGCTTGGTGGCAAAGGCGCCAATATTGCAGAGATGGTGCAGATGGGATTACCAGTCCCACCCGGTTTTACTATCACCACCGAAGCCTGCCGCGAGTTTCTCACTACCGGCGTAGTGCCAGCTGGTTTAAATGCAGAGATCAAAACTGCATTAGCAAATCTAGAAAAGGTAGTGGGAAAGAAATTTGGTGATCCCACCGCACCACTTTTAGTTTCAGTTAGATCTGGCGCTAAACACTCTATGCCAGGAATGATGGAGACGGTATTAAATGTCGGTATCACCCCAGAGGTGGCAGATGCAATGGCGAAATCAACTGGCAATGAGAGATTTGCTTGGGATTCCTATCGCAGATTTATAGATATGTTTGGCAGAATTGTTTGTGACCTGCCTGATGAAATTGTGCATAAAGTAGAGAGCATTTATCTAACAAAAGAAAATGTTAATGTAGTGGCAGAGTTGTCAGCACAATCACTTAAAGATTTGGCGCAAGATTTAATCAAAGCGATTGAGGATTTCACCACTAACCCCTTTCCCACCACTCCCTTTGATCACCTAACCCAATCGGTGGCAGCGGTCTTTAGATCTTGGAACTCAGAGCGAGCGCAGTTATATCGAAGGCGCGAGCGAATCCCATCTGACCTAGGAACTGCGGTGAATATTCAATCCATGGTATTTGGCAATTTAAGTGATGACTCTGGCACTGGTGTTGCCTTCACTCGCAATCCAGCCACTGGTGAAAAGGGTAGTTATGGTGATTACTTAGATCGCGCCCAGGGTGAGGATGTGGTTGCTGGAATTAGAAACACAATCTCACTGGCAGATATGGCAAAGAAAGAACCAGTTGTCCATGCCGAGTTGGAAAGATTAATGAAGTCTCTGGAGAATCACTACCGAGATCTTTGTGATATCGAGTTCACAGTTGAACGCGGAAAGCTTTGGATTCTGCAAACAAGGGTTGGAAAGAGAACTGCTGAGGCAGCATTTCGCATCGCTACCCAATTAGTTGATGAGGGCAAGATATCAATGGATGAGGCGCTACTGCGCACAAGTGGTGATCAATTAGCCCAATTAATGTTTCCACAATTTGATTTATCAGCAAAACGTAATCTCATTGCAACTGGTATCCCAGCATCACCAGGAGCTGCAGTTGGTGAGATTGTCTTTAACTCCAAACGAGCATTTGATCTGGCAAAAACTGGCAGAAAGGTAATTTTAGTTCGCAGAGAAACCAGCCCAGATGATTTAGTGGGCATGGTGGCAGCGGAGGGAATATTGACCAGCCGTGGTGGAAAAACTTCTCACGCAGCGGTTGTGGCAAGAGGAATGGGTAAGACGGCAGTTTGTGGTACTGAGAGTATTACCGTTGATGAAAAACAATTGCAATTTAGTGTTGGTGATTTAATTGTGCGCGAGGGCGAGGTGGTTTCAATTGATGGTACAACTGGTTGTGTTTATCTAGGTGAGCTACCTGTTACCCAATCACCTGTTACCTCATACCTTGAGGGCACACTTAAAGCTGCCTCAAATGATGCTACCCCAGTAGTCAAAGCGGTTGATCGCATCTTGCAACATGCAGATGAGATTAGAAAATTATATGTCCGGGCAAATGCTGATACGCCAGAGGATGCCAAGCGGGCGAGAACACTTGGCGCCCAAGGAATTGGCTTATGTCGCACTGAGCATATGTTTTTAGGTGATCGACGCAGCTATGTAGAGCGAGTGGTCTTAGCTGATAATGAAGATGAACAAAATGCAGTAATCACTGAGATGCAACCATTACAACAGGCAGATTTTGTGGGAATCTTAAAAGAAATGTCAGGCCATCCAGTAACTATTAGATTACTTGATCCACCATTACATGAGTTCCTACCAAATCTAGCCACCTTAAGTGCGGAGATGGCAACAGCTGAAGCACTTAACACCAGTATCTCACCACGGGATAAAGCAATCTTTGCTGCGGTGAAAAGATTGCATGAATCAAATCCCATGTTGGGTTTAAGAGGAGTGCGACTTGGAATATTAATTCCCGAGTTATTTAAGATGCAGGTAAAGGCGTTGGTGCTGGCAAGTATTGAGGTTAAAAAGGCAGGCTTTGATCCCCAACCTGAAATCATGATTCCGTTGGTGGCAAGTCAGCGTGAACTTCTTTATTTAAGACAAGGATTAGAAAGTGAGATTAAAAAAACTTTAGCCGGAAATAATATTGAGATCCCAATTGGCACCATGATTGAAACTCCAAGGGCAGCAATTACCGCCACCAGAATTGCTGATTACGCTGACTTTTTCTCATTTGGCACAAATGATCTCACCCAACTCACCTGGGCATTTAGCAGAGATGATGTGGAATCAACATTTTTGCCAAGATATTTAGATCTTGAGTTGTTGCCCTTTAATCCATTTGAGTCACTGGATCAAGATGGTGTGGGGTTGTTGGTGAAGATTGCACGGGATCAGGCCAGAAAGGTACGCCCAGATTTTAAGTTAGGTGTATGTGGTGAACATGGTGGAGATCCCAGAAGTATTCACTTCTTCCATAATCTAAATCTTGATTATGTCTCCTGCTCCCCATTTAGGGTGCCGGTAGCAAGACTTGAATCCGGCAGAGCAAGGTTGCTTAAGAGTTAA
- the pth gene encoding aminoacyl-tRNA hydrolase, with amino-acid sequence MADRWLVIGLGNPGAEYEKTRHNIGQMVLDQLAENQKFSTHKSRMQICEIKSGDQQLVLAKSRGYMNETGGPAKALVDFYKIDIEKVIAIHDELDLPFNALRIKQGGGDNGHNGLKSLTDSFSTADYFRIRMGIGRPIGDQDPADFVLKPFNKEERSQIDPFCQRGADAIKSLVLNGLDRAQTAFNS; translated from the coding sequence ATGGCTGATCGCTGGTTGGTAATTGGCTTAGGAAATCCTGGCGCTGAGTATGAAAAGACTCGGCATAATATAGGTCAAATGGTTTTAGATCAGTTGGCAGAGAATCAAAAGTTTTCAACCCATAAATCTCGGATGCAGATCTGTGAGATTAAATCTGGTGATCAGCAATTGGTTTTAGCAAAATCTCGTGGCTATATGAATGAAACTGGCGGACCAGCAAAAGCCTTAGTAGATTTTTATAAAATTGATATTGAAAAGGTTATTGCGATCCATGATGAGCTTGATCTGCCCTTTAACGCACTTCGAATAAAACAAGGTGGTGGAGATAATGGCCATAACGGCCTTAAATCACTTACCGACTCTTTTTCAACCGCTGATTACTTTCGAATAAGAATGGGCATCGGCCGGCCAATTGGTGATCAAGATCCAGCAGATTTTGTATTAAAGCCCTTTAATAAAGAGGAGCGCAGCCAAATTGATCCATTCTGCCAAAGAGGAGCTGATGCGATTAAGAGTTTGGTATTAAATGGATTAGATAGGGCACAGACCGCTTTTAACTCTTAA
- a CDS encoding 50S ribosomal protein L25/general stress protein Ctc — MAEISIKGARRTEFGKGASRRARRDGFIPAVIYGHGEKPQHVALPSRELGVALKTSNVLIDVVLDDHTELTLPKSVSRDPLTGLLEHIDLVIVRRGERVVVSVPVHTEGKYDQDGILEHINNSIEVEVDVTNIPSFLMLSMEGMMAGDSRYASDVVIPEGVKLISDPKMSVVHLSVKAAEEEVVVVAPVEGEAGAAPAAEGDAAATAAAPAAAEADKKDDKKDKKK, encoded by the coding sequence GTGGCTGAGATTTCAATAAAGGGCGCACGCCGAACTGAGTTTGGCAAGGGTGCATCCCGTAGAGCACGCCGTGATGGATTTATACCGGCGGTAATTTATGGTCATGGTGAGAAGCCACAACATGTAGCTCTGCCTTCACGTGAGTTAGGTGTGGCATTAAAAACCTCAAACGTTTTGATTGATGTTGTCTTAGATGATCACACAGAGTTAACACTTCCTAAATCTGTTAGCCGTGATCCACTAACCGGTCTCCTTGAGCATATTGATTTAGTAATTGTCCGCCGTGGTGAGCGAGTTGTTGTCTCTGTTCCAGTACATACTGAAGGTAAGTATGACCAAGATGGAATTTTGGAGCATATTAATAACTCTATTGAGGTTGAGGTAGATGTAACTAACATTCCATCATTCTTAATGTTAAGCATGGAAGGCATGATGGCTGGAGATTCAAGATATGCATCCGATGTGGTAATTCCTGAGGGTGTTAAATTAATAAGTGATCCTAAGATGAGTGTGGTTCACCTTTCTGTTAAGGCTGCTGAGGAAGAGGTTGTGGTTGTTGCCCCTGTTGAGGGTGAAGCCGGTGCTGCTCCTGCTGCTGAAGGAGATGCTGCTGCAACAGCTGCTGCTCCTGCTGCTGCGGAGGCAGATAAGAAGGATGATAAGAAAGACAAGAAGAAGTAA
- a CDS encoding Type 1 glutamine amidotransferase-like domain-containing protein: MVGSLALVGSGEYLPAMSEFEKSLIDDGVKNGKKPIYLQIPTAAGQESQSRINYWQQLGEKAAVAIGASPVFLPIFNRDDANNQEFVDQINQAALIYLSGGDPHHLAKILINTKVWSAILENWQTGSSLAGCSAGAMVLSSQVPNFRVSKGGATEGLNLIPNIRVIPHFDKFFRWIPESAAKLVMSVPQGGILIGIDELTALVKRSGEDFWQAYGQGKVHFLKGVPDQQLTAGQIIKF, encoded by the coding sequence ATGGTCGGATCCCTCGCCTTAGTTGGCTCTGGTGAGTATTTACCAGCAATGTCAGAGTTTGAAAAATCATTAATTGATGATGGTGTTAAAAATGGTAAGAAGCCAATTTATTTGCAGATCCCAACCGCTGCTGGCCAAGAGAGTCAATCTCGGATTAATTATTGGCAGCAGTTGGGTGAAAAAGCGGCAGTGGCAATTGGGGCATCACCAGTATTCCTACCAATCTTCAACAGGGATGATGCCAATAACCAAGAGTTTGTAGATCAAATCAACCAAGCAGCACTGATCTATTTATCTGGTGGAGATCCACATCATTTAGCAAAAATCTTAATTAACACCAAGGTATGGAGTGCAATATTAGAAAATTGGCAAACTGGTTCATCTTTGGCAGGGTGCAGCGCAGGGGCCATGGTCTTATCCTCACAGGTTCCAAATTTTAGAGTCAGTAAAGGGGGCGCTACTGAGGGATTAAATCTGATTCCAAATATAAGGGTAATTCCGCACTTTGATAAGTTTTTTAGATGGATTCCAGAAAGTGCTGCCAAGTTAGTAATGAGTGTGCCACAAGGGGGGATACTAATTGGAATCGATGAGCTAACTGCTTTGGTTAAAAGAAGTGGTGAAGATTTCTGGCAGGCCTATGGGCAGGGCAAGGTTCATTTCCTTAAAGGAGTCCCCGATCAACAATTAACAGCTGGCCAAATAATCAAGTTTTAG
- a CDS encoding ribose-phosphate diphosphokinase, producing the protein MNEIRLTSEKSLRLFTGRAYPELADAVAAELGIPITPTSAYDFANGEIFIRFEESVRGSDAFVLQSHAAPINKQIMEQLIMVDALKRASAKRITVVLPFYGYARQDKKHRGREPISARLMADLFKTAGADRLMCVDLHTSQIQGFFDGPVDHLFALPLLANYVGSKVDRKNLVIVSPDSGRVRVAERWSELLGGCSIAFIHKTRDPKVPNEATTGKVVGDVKGMTCVVIDDMIDTAGTVTKAVDALIEDGAKDVIIAATHAVLSGPAIDRLKKSRVSEVVVTNTLPIAEENRFDNLTVLSIAPLLARAIKEVFEDGSVTSLFDGHS; encoded by the coding sequence CTGAATGAAATTCGCTTAACCTCCGAAAAATCCCTGCGTTTATTTACTGGTCGCGCCTATCCTGAGTTAGCCGATGCGGTCGCAGCAGAGCTTGGCATTCCAATCACGCCAACATCAGCTTATGACTTTGCCAATGGTGAGATCTTTATTAGATTTGAAGAGAGTGTGCGCGGCTCTGACGCATTTGTATTACAAAGCCATGCTGCCCCAATAAATAAACAGATCATGGAGCAGTTAATTATGGTCGATGCACTCAAACGTGCCTCGGCAAAACGAATTACCGTAGTACTTCCTTTTTATGGTTATGCCCGGCAAGATAAAAAACATCGAGGAAGAGAACCGATCTCAGCAAGATTAATGGCAGATTTATTTAAGACGGCAGGGGCAGATCGTTTAATGTGTGTAGATCTTCACACCTCACAGATTCAAGGCTTCTTTGATGGTCCAGTTGATCACCTCTTTGCACTGCCACTGTTGGCAAATTATGTTGGCAGCAAGGTTGATCGTAAAAACTTAGTTATTGTCTCACCAGACTCAGGTCGAGTAAGAGTGGCAGAGCGATGGAGTGAGCTACTTGGTGGCTGCAGTATCGCCTTTATTCATAAGACTCGTGATCCAAAGGTGCCAAATGAGGCCACAACCGGCAAAGTAGTTGGTGATGTGAAAGGAATGACCTGCGTAGTCATTGATGACATGATCGATACTGCTGGCACAGTTACTAAAGCAGTTGATGCGTTAATTGAAGATGGTGCAAAGGATGTAATCATTGCCGCCACCCACGCAGTTCTCTCCGGCCCTGCGATTGATAGATTAAAGAAATCAAGGGTCTCAGAGGTGGTAGTAACAAATACGCTGCCAATTGCGGAGGAGAATAGATTTGATAACCTAACGGTCCTATCTATCGCTCCACTGCTTGCCCGTGCCATCAAAGAGGTCTTTGAGGATGGTTCAGTAACAAGTCTTTTTGATGGGCATAGCTAA